Proteins encoded together in one Vigna angularis cultivar LongXiaoDou No.4 chromosome 5, ASM1680809v1, whole genome shotgun sequence window:
- the LOC108339787 gene encoding borneol dehydrogenase, mitochondrial has product MARVNSAAATVRRLEGKVAIITGGASGIGEATARLFSKHGAHVVIADIQDDLGLSLCNELESAIYVHCDVTKEEDVENCVNVAVSKYEKLDIMVNNAGQLNEFKRSILENTKSEFERVIRVNMVGPFLGTKHAARVMIPAKRGCIINTASVAGCIGGGATHAYTSSKHGLMGLMKNTAVELGQFGIRVNCVSPYLVATPMLNEYFNIDEEGVREAYSNLKGSYLVTNDVAEAVVYLAGDESKYVSGHNLVLDGGFSITNAGFSPWQSV; this is encoded by the exons ATGGCAAGAGTCAACTCAGCTGCTGCCACTGTCAGAAG GCTTGAGGGGAAAGTGGCGATTATCACTGGTGGTGCCAGCGGCATAGGTGAGGCCACCGCAAGACTCTTCTCTAAGCACGGAGCTCATGTGGTGATAGCTGATATTCAAGACGATTTGGGTCTTTCTCTCTGCAATGAGTTGGAATCAGCTATCTATGTTCATTGTGACGTGACAAAGGAAGAAGACGTCGAAAACTGCGTCAACGTAGCTGTTTCCAAGTACGAGAAGCTGGACATCATGGTTAATAACGCGGGTCAATTGAATGAGTTCAAACGAAGCATTCTGGAAAACACAAAGTCTGAGTTTGAGAGAGTGATAAGAGTGAACATGGTTGGCCCATTTCTGGGAACAAAGCACGCTGCAAGAGTGATGATTCCTGCTAAAAGGGGTTGCATAATTAACACAGCTAGTGTTGCAGGATGCATAGGTGGAGGTGCTACACATGCCTACACCAGTTCAAAGCATGGGCTTATGGGGCTGATGAAAAACACTGCGGTGGAGCTTGGACAATTCGGTATTCGGGTGAACTGTGTATCCCCTTATCTGGTTGCGACACCGATGTTAAATGAGTATTTCAATATTGATGAAGAAGGAGTTCGTGAGGCTTATTCCAACCTAAAAGGTTCTTATCTTGTGACCAACGATGTGGCCGAAGCTGTTGTTTATTTGGCAGGTGATGAGTCTAAGTATGTTAGTGGTCACAATCTTGTGTTAGATGGAGGATTCTCCATTACAAATGCAGGATTTTCTCCTTGGCAGTCTGTGTGA